In the Flavobacteriales bacterium genome, TGCTCCGCGAACGGAGCGCCATGAACGAAGCGATCGCCGGATCGGCGCAACGGCGCAGCCGACTGCTGCTCATCCTGTTGGGCCTGGTGTCCGCCGTGGTGGTCCTGTTCGGCACCACCCTGTTCCACGTCCGTCGCGTGATCGGCCGGGTGCGGCACAAGAACCAGTTGATCCGCGAGCAGGGCGACCAACTTCAGGCACAGAACCTGGAACTGCAGCGACAGAACGCCCGGCTGGCCCGTTCGTTGATGGCCGAGAGCGAGAAGGACCTGATGCTGCGCGAGATCCACCACCGGGTGAAGAACGATCTGCAGGTGGTGAGCACACTGGTGCGCCTGCGCGCCCTGCACGAGTCCTCCGATGGGTCGCGGGAGGCCCTGGAGGACCTGGAGCGCCGCGTGCAGGCCATGGCCCTGGTGCACGACCGCCTTTACCGCTCGAACGACCTGCGCCACATCGGCCTGGGCGAGCACCTGCAGGAACTGGTCACCGGCGTGGTGCGCAGTTTCGCCGCGGAGCAGCGGGTCGCCGTCACCGTAACCTGCTCGGTGGAAGCGGTCCCCACGACGATGCTGATCCCCTTGGGGCTGCTGGTGAACGAGCTTGTGATGAACTCGCTGAAACACGGGTTCCCGGAAGGGCGCACCGGATCGATCCGCCTGGAGCTTGAGGCATGGAACGGCCACGGTCTGCGCCTCTCCTACCAGGATGATGGAGTGGGCCTGGACACGGCGAGCGGGCTTTGCGCCGGCAGCTTCGGCCATGATCTGGTCCACGCGCTGAGCGAGCAGCTGGAAGGTGAACTGCGCGTGTGTGACGGCCAAGGTCACCGGGTGGAACTGCTGGCCTGCTGGGGCGAGGCTCCCCTGCGCGCCGTTGGATGAAGGGCTCCCCCCCCGTGGACCTATCTTCGCGCCGCTTCGCGCACCGACCGACCGGTGCACGGGCACAGCACCTGAACATGGGGTTCGATGAACTGGGGCTCAGCCCCGACCTGCTCGAGGGCATTTCCGCCATGGGCATCCGCACGCCCACGCCCATCCAGCAGCAGGCCATCCCGGCCGCGCTCGACGGCCGTGACCTGATCGCCTGCGCACAGACCGGGACGGGCAAGACCGCGGCCTTCCTGCTGCCCATCATGGACGTGGTGCACAGCTACCGGCCAAAGGTGGAGGGCAGCATCCGGGCCCTGGTGGTCGTGCCCACACGCGAGCTCGCTCTGCAGATCGACCAGCAGCTGCAGGCCATCGCATACTTCACCCCCATCACCTCGATCCCGGTGTACGGCGGCAGCGATGCCGCGTCGTTCGACCAGCAGAAATCGGCCCTGACCGGTGGCACCGAAGTGATCATCGCGACCCCGGGCAAACTGTTGAGCCACCTCAACCTGGGCTATGTACCGGTGAAGGGCCTGGAGTTCCTGGTGCTCGACGAGGCCGACCGCATGATGGACATGGGCTTCATCGACGACATCATGCGCATCATCAGCTTCCTGCCCGAGGAGCGGCAGACCCTGCTGTTCAGCGCGACGATGCCCCCGGCGATCCGTGAGCTCACCAAACGCATCCTGAAGGACCCGGTGGAGATCACCATCGCGCTGAGCAAACCGGCCGAGGGCGTTGATCAACAGGCCTTCGTGGTGCACGAGATGCAGAAGGCGCCCGTGCTCGAGCACCTGTTGCGCACCACCGAGGCCAGCTGCATCGTGCTGTTCGCCGGCCGGAAGAGCGAGGTGCGCAACCTGGCCCGCCACCTCAAGCGCAAGGGCTTCGACGCCGAAGCGATGCACAGCGACCTGGAGCAGAGCGAGCGCGAGGAGGTGCTGCTGCGCTTCCGGAACCGCCGCTTGCGGATCCTGGTGGCCACCAACGTGGTGAGCCGGGGGATCGACATCGACGACATCGACATGGTGATCAACTACGACGTGCCGCAGGACCCCGAGGACTACGTGCATCGCGTGGGCCGCACGGCGCGCGCCGCCCGCAAGGGGCAGGCGGTCACCTTCATCAACGACAAGGAGATGCGCGAGTTCGGGCGCATCGAGAAGCTCATCGGTTACGCCGTGCGCAAAGTGCCCCTGCCCGCGGAGTTCGGTCCCGGACCGGAATACCGGCCCGATGCGCCGAAACGCAGGGACGGAGGCGGCGGTGCACGCAGCGGCGCACGCAGCGGCAGTGCCGGACGCAGCGGCGGTGGCCGAAGCGGAGGAGGTCGAAGCGGAGGAGGTCGCGGCCGGCGTTAGATCAGCGCGCCTTGAACATGCCGGCATTGGCGGCCAGCACCTGGGTAGCGTCAAAGGCCTTGGCCTTCTCCCCCACCCGCTCGATGCGCACGCTTTCGATGCGGTCGCCTTGGGCGATGGCGTTCACCACGTCCTGACCGGAGGTCACATAGCCGAACACGGCATGGCGGCCGTCCAGCCACGGGGTCTCCTTGTGCGTGATGAAGAACTGGCTGCCGTTGGTGGCCGGACCGGCATTGGCCATGCTCAGCGTGCCCGCGCGGTCGTGCTTCAGGCTGGGATGGATCTCGTCCTGGAAGGCATAGCCCGGACCGCCGGACCCCGTCCCGGTGGGGTCGCCCCCCTGGATCATGAAGTCCGCGATCACACGGTGGAACGTGAGCCCATCGTAGTACGGTTGCCCCTGGGCACGGGCGGTGTTCTTCACGGAGCCTTCAGCCAGTCCGACGAAGTTGGCCACGGTCACCGGGGCCTTCTCATGTTCCAGGCGGATGGTGATGACGCCCTTGTTGGTGGTGATCCTGGCGAATACGCCCTCGTTCGGGTCGGTGCTCATGGGTGCTTGTTCAGTGGTGGTGGTAAGGGGGTCGGTGGCCGGCGCGGAAGGCTGCCCACCACTGTCGCCGGACGGGGCGCAGGAGGCCAGGAGCAGGGTCCAGAACGCGGAGAGGGGGAGTGCGCTGCGCATGGGTTGACAGGAAGTGGGCGCGAAAATACGCGGCGGCTCACTCCATGAGCCGTTCCTCGATGGCATCCAGCTTCTCCAGGGAGAACGCGCCCTCGGTCCGGTGGACCACACGGCCCTCGCGGTCGAGCACGAAGAAGTACGGGATGTCCTTGCTGTGCAGGCCAAGCGCCTGCTCGAAGACCTCGATCTCGCCCTGATAGAACAGGACGTGATCGGCCACCTCGGGATCGGCGCTCTTGCGGAAGCGCTTCATGCTCGGCTCGTAGGCCGCCTTGTTGCCCCCGATGAACATGGGGATGAACCACACGTCGGCCTCGTAGGTGCCGGCGAAGAGGCCATGCTTGGCCACCAGCCGGAGGAACGCCGGTTCGGCCCACTCCTCCAGCATCGGTGAAGCCTTCTGGCTGTAGGCGAGCCCGACCACGGTGAAGCCCTTGGCCGCCGGGACGGGCAACCGCACACGGCTTCCGTCGGCCTTCTCTCCGTCCAGTGGTGGAAAGGTGGCCGTTTGGGCGATGGCAGGCGCAGCGAGATGGGCGGCCAGAAGCACGACAACGAGGCGGAGAGTGCGCATGGTGGTGGTGTGTTGCAGGAATGATGCCATCAGTGCACGCCCTGTTCGGGGTTGCGTCCGCGCACGGGGCGGAAATGGGCCTTCATGGCCTCCACATCAGCGTCCACATCGCCGGTGGGCCAGAAGGGCGCGGAGAACGAGACGCACTTGCGGCCGTAGTCCATCGCCGCCAGGATGATGGGCACCTTCGCCTTCACGGCGATGTGGTAGAAGCCGGTCTTCCAGGTGTCCACGCGCCTGCGGGTGCCCTCCGGCGTGATGGCGATCTTGAAGCCCGGTTCGGTGCGGAAGAGGTCGGCCACCTGGTCCACGAGCTGGTTCTTCTGGCCGCGGTCCACCGGATAGCCGCCCAACCAGCGGAACACCGCGCCGAAAGGCGGGCGGAACAGTTCGCGCTTGGCGAGGTACCGCACATCGCCCATGCGGGCGATGCTGCGGGTGAAGAGCCCGATGAGGAAGTCCCAATTGCTGGTGTGCGGCGCCACCACCACGATGTAGCGGTCAAGGTCCCGGGGACGATGGTCCTCGATCCGCCAGCCCAGCAGGCGGAACATCAGGAGGGAGAACAGCCTGAACATGCGGTCAAGTCTGGTGCAGCAACCACTCCACCGCACTCTCCTCCGAGCCGTGCACACTGGTGGGGTACGGATGGTGGATGTAGCGGTAGTACATGGAGGCGACCTTGTTGTTGAGGGTGGTGGTGGCCACGGTGGCCTCGGCCACGGTGCGGTCGGCCACCTGCGGTGCGTTGTCCGTGGTGGTCACCTCCAGCTCGAAGTCCACATCCTCGGCCAGCACGACCATCACCCGTCGGGGTGCGCCTTCGCAGAGCCGGCGACGCCCCTCCACCACCTCCTGTACTCCAGCGGCATCGGTGAGCAGACCGGGCTTGAAGCGGATCTCCAGGATGCCGTCCGCACGCACGCAGAGCACGGCCAGTCGCAGGTCCATCACGTCCATGGGCGGGCAAGGTATCAAAGGCCATGCTCGCAGGAACCCGGGCGCCCCGCCCGCCGTATGAGCGCCCCATGGAGCAGATGGGCTACGCCGTGGTGGATGTGGAGACGACCCTGGGCGACCCGCTGCGGGGCCGGATCATGGAGCTGGCCCTGGTGCTGCCGGATGCCGACGGGCACGTCGCCTGGAGCGCCTTGGTGGACCCGGGCGTGCCCGTGCCGGCCTTCGCGCGGATGTTGACGGGCATCGCACCGGACGAGCTGCGCCACGCACCGCGGTTCCATCGGATCGTTCCCCGCCTGCTGCTGCTCACCGACACCCGGGTGATCGTGGCGCACAATGCGCGCTACGATATGGCGGCCTTGACGGCGGAATGCGGTCGGGCGGGCGTGGCGTTCGACCGGTCGACCTTGTGCACGGAGCGGCTCAGCCGCCAGCT is a window encoding:
- a CDS encoding 1-acyl-sn-glycerol-3-phosphate acyltransferase, coding for MFRLFSLLMFRLLGWRIEDHRPRDLDRYIVVVAPHTSNWDFLIGLFTRSIARMGDVRYLAKRELFRPPFGAVFRWLGGYPVDRGQKNQLVDQVADLFRTEPGFKIAITPEGTRRRVDTWKTGFYHIAVKAKVPIILAAMDYGRKCVSFSAPFWPTGDVDADVEAMKAHFRPVRGRNPEQGVH
- a CDS encoding 3'-5' exonuclease; the encoded protein is MLAGTRAPRPPYERPMEQMGYAVVDVETTLGDPLRGRIMELALVLPDADGHVAWSALVDPGVPVPAFARMLTGIAPDELRHAPRFHRIVPRLLLLTDTRVIVAHNARYDMAALTAECGRAGVAFDRSTLCTERLSRQLVPRLSHHNLGSLCRHFGIPFTGRHRALNDARATAALLGRFIDGFGSERVARAIHHPAREARA